From Quercus lobata isolate SW786 chromosome 1, ValleyOak3.0 Primary Assembly, whole genome shotgun sequence, one genomic window encodes:
- the LOC115986827 gene encoding probable serine/threonine-protein kinase PBL10 has protein sequence MGVCLSARIKAESPCTTGANSKYVSTDGNDFSSTSSKVSSFSVPQTPRSEGEILQATNVKSFSFAELKTSTRNFRPDSVLGEGGFGSVFKGWIDENTFAAAKPGTGIIIAVKRLNQESFQGHKEWLAEVNYLGQLSHPHLVKLIGYCLEDEHRLLVYEFMPRGSLENHLFRRGSYFQPLSWSLRLKVALGAAKGLAFLHSAETQVIYRDFKTSNILLDSSYNAKLSDFGLAKDGPTGDKSHVSTRVMGTYGYAAPEYLATGHLTTRSDVYSYGVVLLEMLSGRRAVDKNRPSGEHNLVEWAKPYLANKRKIFRILDNRLEGQYTMDGAYKAATLALRCLSMEAKFRPTMDEVVTALEQLQESNDTRVPQSNLSNGARVRRRSADDAHRGRIPAAYPRPSASPLYA, from the exons ATGGGGGTTTGCTTGAGTGCTCGGATTAAAGCTGAGAGCCCATGTACCACAG GggcaaattcaaaatatgttaGCACGGATGGGAATGATTTTAGCAGTACGAGTAGCAAGGTCTCATCATTTTCAGTGCCTCAGACTCCTCGGAGTGAGGGTGAGATCTTGCAGGCGACCAATGTGAAGAGCTTTAGTTTTGCCGAACTCAAAACGTCCACCAGGAATTTCCGTCCTGATAGTGTGTTAGGGGAAGGTGGTTTTGGTTCAGTTTTTAAGGGATGGATTGATGAGAATACATTTGCTGCAGCCAAGCCTGGGACTGGCATTATTATAGCTGTGAAAAGGCTTAATCAAGAAAGTTTCCAAGGTCATAAGGAGTGGTTG GCAGAAGTGAATTATCTGGGACAGCTTTCTCATCCTCATCTTGTGAAGTTGATTGGCTATTGCTTGGAAGATGAACACCGACTACTGGTGTATGAGTTCATGCCTCGAGGCAGCTTGGAAAATCATTTATTCAGGA GAGGTTCTTATTTCCAACCTCTTTCTTGGAGCCTCCGCTTGAAAGTGGCTCTCGGTGCTGCAAAGGGGCTTGCTTTTCTGCATAGTGCTGAAACACAAGTGATATATCGAGATTTCAAGACTTCTAATATTCTTCTTGATTCG AGCTACAATGCAAAGCTTTCTGATTTTGGGTTGGCCAAGGATGGACCGACAGGTGATAAAAGTCATGTCTCTACCAGGGTTATGGGGACCTACGGATATGCTGCTCCAGAGTATTTAGCCACAG GTCATCTTACTACAAGAAGTGATGTATATAGTTATGGGGTTGTCCTATTAGAAATGTTGTCTGGCCGGAGAGCAGTTGATAAGAATCGACCATCTGGAGAGCACAATCTGGTGGAATGGGCTAAACCCTATCTGGCAAACAAACGTAAGATCTTCAGAATCCTTGACAACCGTCTTGAAGGCCAATATACAATGGATGGAGCCTATAAGGCAGCAACCCTTGCATTACGATGCTTATCCATGGAAGCCAAGTTCAGGCCGACCATGGATGAGGTTGTAACAGCATTGGAGCAGCTACAGGAATCAAACGACACTAGAGTTCCTCAGAGCAATTTGAGTAATGGAGCCAGGGTTCGAAGACGAAGTGCAGATGATGCTCACAGGGGAAGGATACCAGCTGCTTACCCTCGGCCCTCTGCTTCCCCTCTTTATGCTTGA